The sequence GAAGGATTCCTTGGCTGGTACGGAAATTGCAGAGTCTACGCCTATCTTGATCGCTGCATGCAAGAAGAGATGATGAATCGGGCGCGTCTGATCGTCAGCCGGTCAGGATATACGACCCTGATGGAACTGGCCGAGTTAGGTAAACGCGCGCTGTTGATTCCAACGCCTGGGCAGACGGAGCAGGAGTATCTGGCCGCCTATCATCAGCAGCGCGGCGCCGCGCCAATGGTAACGCAGGCGGCGCTCCAGTTGGAAACCGATATACAGCGTGTCCACGCGGGCTTTCGCGGCTTTCAATCCCCCTGGGGAACGGAGCGCAGCGTCGAGCATTTTCTGGATGTCGTATTGGGGCCAGCCGCGCCGCTGCCGCCGGAAAAGACCAGAAGAGAGGAAGCGCCGCCCGAATTGGCATCACCGCTCGGCTGAAACCAGTCTCTTCAGCAGAGGAGCCTACCTGTGGAGCCTATCTGGCCTGGCTGCCTTATTGCTTGACACAACTATAGCCTTTCAGGTATCGTAAGCTTATCGGGATTGTATAGCGCCTTGGGGCTGCCCATCATGGACTCAGGGAACGGGAAAGACTGTTTGCCCATGACCAAAGTACTCATCGTTGATGATGATGAAGAGATCCGCGCGCTGCTCAAAGATATGCTGGTAGAAGAAGGATTCGAGGTAGGCACCGCGCGTGATGGGCAGGAAGCTCTTGATCTTCTGAATCGGGAAAGCGGATGGATCATCTTATTAGATATTATGATGCCTAACGTTGATGGCCGCGAGGTGATTCGACAATTGCAGGCAAATCAGACGCTGCGTGACCAAAACAAGGTCGCGCTGATGTCTGCTGGAGGGCGGCTGGCCCAGGAGCGCCTGCACCTGTCAGCCGATCTGGTAGAAGCCCTGCTCCCCAAACCATTTGACCTGGAGGATGTGCTGGCGGTAGTCAGCCGCCTGGCAAAGTGATCTCGCCTCCCGCCCGTCGCAGCCTTTCCCTACCCTCCAGGCAGGCTAGTGTGTGGCGCTGCCGCCCGTCTCTATCACCTGCTGTGGCTGAATCAGCGCCAGGGTGAAGAAGAAAGTTGACCCTTCCCCTGGGACGCCGCTGCTCTCCACCCAGAGTCGCCCGCCATGCCGCGTGATGATCTCGTGGCTGATATACAGTCCCAGTCCCAGCCCAACAGTGCTCTGAGAGGCGCTGCTGGTGGCGCGAAACCAGCGCCCGAATAGTCGCGGCTGATCTTCCAGCGGAATGCCAATCCCCAGGTCGCGCACGCTCAGCAGCGCCTCTTCGTCGCCAGCCTGGTCTGCGCGGCGCTCCAGCCGAACGGTAATGCTGCTGCCCACCGGCGAATATTTGCGGGCATTGTCAAGCAGATTTTCCAGCGCCTGCTCCAGCCGCGCGGCATCCCCCAGCGCAATCATCGGTTCCGCGCTGCCTGGCTCGCTGCCCTCCCTCTGGCCGGAGGCTCCCGCCACTTCCAGATCAATGCCATAGCCAGGATGCGCGTCCACGACCTTGCGCACCAGGCCGATCAGGTCAACCGCATGGCGCAGGAGTTGCAGACGCCCGGTGTCAATATAACTGACATCCAGCAGCGTGGTGATAAGCTGGCTCAGGCGGTTATAGGGCGCGTCAAGCCTGGCAACCTCTTCGGCGGCGGCCTCCTGCCCTTCTTTGCGCATCTGGCGGCGCAGCAGTTGCAAACGCCCTTTGAGGACGGTCAGCGGTGTGCGCAAGTCGTGCGCGATCAAGGCGATAAACTCGTCTTTCAGCGCCTGTTCGCTGCGTAAGGTCTTCAGCGCGGTTGCCTCCTGCTGAGCAGCGCGGTGGGCCAGCAGGGAGGTAATCTGGTCGGCGAAGAGTTGCAGCCGCGCCAGATCCCTCTCGTTTAAGTCGGGCACGTGCTCGCAGCACAGGCCAATGACGCCCAGCGCCTGCTCTTCACGAAGCAGCGGCGCTGCC comes from Ktedonobacterales bacterium and encodes:
- a CDS encoding response regulator, with the protein product MTKVLIVDDDEEIRALLKDMLVEEGFEVGTARDGQEALDLLNRESGWIILLDIMMPNVDGREVIRQLQANQTLRDQNKVALMSAGGRLAQERLHLSADLVEALLPKPFDLEDVLAVVSRLAK